One genomic segment of Lytechinus pictus isolate F3 Inbred chromosome 18, Lp3.0, whole genome shotgun sequence includes these proteins:
- the LOC129282180 gene encoding uncharacterized protein LOC129282180 — MEKRKKIDTEVILKFYKDQNALLNNKELGREQVCVSATNYCGLEYCYRYPKNIHVLTIVLSQAVILLSFETHERLLDWYHKIKNTLPSAVEFRIRVSIPTKGKLPSGRATFYFYNNHFAITPETPTRLICAWNLRHVIRYGSFEGGFAFSVKVLHSAKSSNYLLLLDNPESIKNHFDAATLKHLPSRWSTHSETNPAIRDEEQGTLAAERQRLLNENTKDLGQDQSGGHERTLERILERTVESNENEEPQEGDALMAGADLNRNTQLHSDSGVFSAHVALGNDVIELTDLGIRESQSWTSVARTEGSSRSRTEDNSRSNLMTEESGFEQEMLLCPQKNTPIREQEYEVMASFDHYRSSIHEDVDSGSPCLHPRHLESSQETRATCHSSSHRGAGGGGGGMTAGSQSRIQHLINMDRFKLNLAAAPDVREYVNLPSPNTTKLSNTLPSNRPKRSKPVLPTLPNSDILDSFNFSPPSSPPPAPPIQKRNNSSFSSLKETSIHVGLYPSLDSARESFKSPEEDEDIPVPIPFDHATLVKPLGPIARLKRNSQDSETSSYIASGSEYDSSHYSSAASSRHNSFDRDPFLSKPPPVPPKSANLRLPSIEVLLSSGNFNNENLSIPGLSSLPSSQQDIVPPIPPKPDHLRGKPLLKGPQSPTSPTGRPPFLPPRKRCNTVPSFATEEGDTEWVELPDEQDDGYLIMKPVYDNKLKSMHTRSKSVPDEETAHSQTLPLMPRSWQTPSSPRLQSPGTPTFSEPCSPVMEFIPQSPIHNPEDMRIQTLRRSATIGGFGRRASRSPSFAGRRPSLLRNSRQRRSLRSDPGNSHRTSDISLNSAPPRRRRKDKYGSLDHRSMSLGNTKLEDFKDESQEIPSSPTNGAMSFHPDDFQELKDELDKFAGPLSLSPPSSVNSPPGTPPLTPASSEESIHESDQIHSLP; from the exons atggagaagagaaagaagattGATA CTGAAGTCATTCTGAAGTTCTACAAGGATCAGAATGCATTATTAAACAACAAGGAGCTGGGTCGTGAGCAGGTTTGCGTCTCAGCTACCAACTATTGTGGTCTGGAGTATTGTTACAGATACCCAAAGAACATTCATGTTTTAACTATTGTCCTGTCTCAAGCCGTCATCTTGCTGTCGTTTGAAACCCACGAGAGGTTGTTGGATTGGTACCACAAGATTAAAAATACATTACCTTCTG CTGTTGAATTTAGAATCAGGGTATCCATTCCCACCAAGGGCAAGTTGCCCTCTGGCCGAGCAACTTTCTACTTCTACAATAACCACTTTGCCATCACACCAGAAACCCCTACCAGACTCATCTGTGCCTGGAATCTCAGACATGTCATTCGCTATGGTAGCTTTGAAGGGGGATTTGCTTTCTCAGTTAAAG TCCTGCATTCTGCAAAGAGCAGCAACTATCTTCTTCTCCTTGACAACCCTGAGAGCATCAAGAATCATTTTGATGCTGCCACGCTTAAACACTTGCCAAGCCGATGGTCAACTCATTCTGAGACTAATCCAG CAATTCGTGATGAAGAGCAAGGCACATTGGCAGCTGAAAGGCAAAGGTTACTCAATGAAAACACCAAAGACCTTGGACAGGATCAAAGTGGAGGTCATGAAAGAACACTTGAAAGAATTTTGGAAAGAACGGTggaaagtaatgaaaatgaagaaccACAAGAAGGAGATGCACTTATGGCCGGTGCAGACCTGAATAGGAATACGCAATTACATTCAGATTCGGGGGTATTCAGTGCCCATGTAGCCTTAGGTAACGATGTGATTGAATTGACAGATTTGGGAATAAGAGAGAGCCAGTCATGGACCAGTGTGGCTAGAACAGAAGGAAGCTCTCGTAGTAGAACAGAGGACAACTCTAGAAGTAATCTGATGACAGAGGAATCTGGTTTTGAGCAGGAAATGTTGCTTTGTCCGCAGAAGAACACTCCCATCAGGGAACAGGAATATGAGGTTATGGCTTCCTTTGATCATTATCGATCATCGATTCATGAAGATGTGGACAGTGGGAGTCCCTGTCTACATCCAAGACACCTTGAAAGCAGCCAAGAGACTCGTGCCACATGTCATAGTAGTAGTCACCGTGGtgcaggaggaggaggagggggtatGACTGCTGGAAGCCAAAGTCGAATCCAGCATTTGATAAACATGGACAGATTTAAGCTGAACCTTGCAGCAGCCCCTGATGTAAGAGAGTATGTCAACTTGCCAAGTCCCAACACAACAAAGCTCTCTAACACACTTCCCTCTAACAGACCAAAAAGGAGCAAGCCAGTGCTCCCGACCTTGCCAAATTCCGATATCCTGGATAGCTTTAATTTCTCGCCGCCTTCTTCTCCTCCACCAGCTCCTccaatccaaaaacgaaataactCCAGTTTCTCCTCGCTAAAGGAGACTAGTATCCATGTAGGATTGTATCCAAGTTTAGACTCTGCCAGGGAATCCTTTAAATCGCCTGAAGAAGATGAGGACATTCCGGTTCCTATTCCCTTTGACCATGCCACTCTTGTGAAACCTCTAGGTCCAATAGCGAGATTAAAAAGGAACTCCCAGGATAGCGAGACTTCATCTTATATTGCCAGCGGATCAGAATATGACAGTTCTCATTATTCTAGTGCAGCAAGCTCAAGACACAATAGCTTTGATCGCGATCCCTTCCTGTCGAAGCCGCCTCCCGTACCACCCAAGTCTGCGAACTTGCGTCTGCCTTCCATTGAGGTTCTTCTGTCTTCTGGAAACTTTAACAATGAGAACCTAAGTATTCCTGGACTATCAAGTTTGCCATCATCTCAACAGGATATTGTGCCTCCTATTCCACCCAAACCAG ATCATTTGCGCGGTAAACCACTCCTTAAAGGTCCACAATCACCGACAAGCCCCACTGGCCGACCTCCTTTCCTTCCTCCAAGAAAGAGGTGCAATACTGTTCCTTCTTTTGCAACAGAGGAAGGGGACACGGAATGGGTGGAATTACCAGATGAGCAAGATGATGGATACCTAATCATGAAACCTGTTTATGATAACAAACTCAAATCTATGCACACAAGGAGTAAGAGTGTTCCCGATGAGGAAACGGCTCACTCCCAAACCTTGCCACTCATGCCAAGATCCTGGCAGACACCTTCCTCACCAAGGCTACAGTCTCCCGGAACACCAACCTTCTCCGAACCCTGCAGTCCCGTCATGGAGTTCATCCCCCAGAGTCCTATCCACAATCCTGAAGACATGAGAATCCAGACGTTGAGGAGATCAGCCACTATTGGCGGGTTTGGCCGTCGGGCTTCAAGGTCTCCAAGTTTCGCAGGACGGCGGCCGAGCCTACTGAGGAATTCCAGACAGAGGAGATCTTTGAGATCTGATCCAGGCAACAGCCACAGAACATCAGACATCTCATTGAACAGTGCACCGCCCAGGAGAAGGAGGAAGGATAAGTACGGGTCTCTGGATCATCGGTCTATGAGTCTGGGCAACACCAAGCTTGAAGACTTCAAAGATGAAAGCCAAGAAATTCCATCGTCCCCTACGAACGGTGCGATGAGCTTCCATCCTGATGACTTTCAGGAACTCAAAG ATGAGCTGGACAAGTTTGCTGGTCCTCTGTCTCTGTCGCCTCCTAGTTCTGTGAACAGTCCCCCAGGGACACCTCCTCTAACACCTGCATCCAGTGAGGAAAGTATTCATGAATCAGACCAAATACACAGTCTTCCTTGA